One Clupea harengus chromosome 11, Ch_v2.0.2, whole genome shotgun sequence DNA window includes the following coding sequences:
- the themis2 gene encoding protein THEMIS2, translating to MDEPEVVLSLQEFISSLDHASLPRILRVCSGVYFQGSVYELSGSEVCLCTGDLVKVIGLKLLSASCVDIATNSTYELPIDHEGLFKVVADDMPYSSLEEMVGLLPVGVDAVGSFSFISRSELTINNFTVAPGQELTLLSSEQGCVRCKVTGSEGSKAEILIPLKHLGSFYECQSEHGYSLREILSSTRLQSRRFRCVKAKACGGPLVFSPVYQIEAIMHMRKNIVNFPSSLEVDVTDVTEECQNLEFVKPLTLAEVSGQPPDAFPTVAEVLEAPEGSQHFFSCDWHPQLQKGCRLVLHSHGDTRMVLASTPKGRKTRQYFLISGGYGGRIRRKAREFSSVYELFVASTRTSRLQVSVTRNYEAMEEEGLPELSVGDQLEVLKCEDVELPGKGGGNKQRVGALVCKRTVEEDDDDDDDDDDEGDEEREGKSREDTICLPMYMDAQFVEIISDKKKYSLAELGKDSLMPLDVKVAARDTDLEKDPLPGLPVLRLEEVSVEPTIRVSLLKKPEWCFELPTRWLHMSVSFTSEALPWPKGQPPKLRQETVTEVKEHFYYEFRKLTNVQATPPPRPPKKQMSTVKPKRLAKSAPGKSTVTANSRSLPDSFCQLSTCSEKRSPPPPPPTSTEDEAPPVIPRKPSTQRGSISVPNTYVKRPQKKKKAKVVTEATDSDHDYESVEDIVRIAQENIIHY from the exons ATGGACGAACCAGAGGTAGTTCTGTCCCTGCAAGAATTCATTTCATCTCTGGATCATGCTTCACTGCCTCGGATTCTACGAGTCTGTTCAGGGGTCTACTTCCAAG GTTCAGTGTATGAGCTGTCAGGGAGTGAGGTATGCCTGTGCACTGGTGACCTCGTCAAGGTTATTGGCCTGAAACTCCTATCAGCAAGTTGCGTAGACATTGCTACCAATAGCACATATGAACTTCCAATTGACCACGAAG GCCTGTTTAAGGTGGTGGCTGATGACATGCCGTACAGCTCGCTGGAGGAGATGGTGGGCCTGTTACCTGTGGGGGTGGATGCTGTCGGCTCCTTCTCCTTTATCAGCCGTTCCGAGCTGACCATCAACAACTTCACCGTGGCGCCAGGCCAGGAGCTGACCCTGCTGTCGTCCGAGCAGGGCTGCGTTCGTTGCAAGGTGACGGGGTCGGAGGGATCGAAGGCTGAGATACTCATTCCCCTGAAGCACCTTGGCTCATTCTACGAGTGTCAGAGCGAGCACGGTTACTCTCTGCGGGAGATCCTTTCCTCCACTCGACTCCAAAGCCGCCGCTTCCGTTGCGTCAAGGCCAAGGCCTGCGGAGGCCCACTGGTGTTTTCACCTGTCTACCAGATCGAGGCCATTATGCACA TGAGGAAAAACATAGTGAACTTCCCCTCCAGCCTGGAGGTAGACGTGACCGACGTGACCGAAGAATGCCAGAACTTGGAGTTCGTCAAGCCGCTCACTCTGGCGGAGGTGAGTGGCCAGCCGCCAGACGCCTTCCCCACCGTGGCCGAGGTCCTCGAGGCTCCGGAGGGCTCACAGCACTTCTTCAGCTGCGACTGGCACCCGCAGCTCCAGAAGGGTTGCCGCCTGGTGCTACACAGCCACGGGGACACCCGCATGGTCCTGGCCTCCACGCCCAAGGGCCGCAAGACCCGGCAGTACTTCCTCATCTCGGGTGGCTACGGCGGCCGCATCCGACGTAAGGCCCgggagttcagttcagtgtacGAGCTATTCGTGGCCTCGACCAGGACGAGCAGGCTGCAGGTTAGCGTGACACGGAACTACGAggcgatggaggaggagggcctgCCCGAGCTCAGTGTTGGGGATCAGCTGGAGGTGCTCAAGTGCGAGGACGTGGAGCTACCTGGTAAGGGAGGTGGGAACAAGCAGAGGGTGGGGGCACTTGTGTGTAAGCGCACagtggaggaggatgatgatgatgatgatgatgacgatgatgaaggagatgaggaaagagaggggaagagcagGGAGGACACCATCTGTTTGCCAATGTACATGGACGCCCAGTTTGTGGAGATCATCTCGGACAAGAAGAAGTACAGCCTGGCCGAGCTTGGTAAGGATTCCTTGATGCCGCTGGACGTCAAGGTGGCCGCACGGGACACTGACCTGGAGAAGGACCCTTTGCCCGGGCTGCCTGTCCTGAGGTTGGAGGAGGTTTCTGTGGAACCCACCATCCGTGTCAGCCTGCTAAAGAAACCAGAGTGGTGCTTCGAGCTGCCCACTCGATGGCTGCACATGTCCGTGTCCTTCACTTCAGAGGCCCTGCCCTGGCCGAAGGGTCAGCCCCCGAAACTCCGCCAGGAGACGGTCACAGAGGTCAAGGAGCATTTCTACTATGAGTTCCGCAAGCTCACCAACGTGCAGGCTACGCCGCCCCCCCGACCGCCCAAGAAACAGATGTCTACGGTAAAGCCGAAAAGGCTAGCCAAATCGGCCCCGGGCAAGTCCACTGTCACAGCAAATAGCAGAAGCCTGCCCGATAGCTTCTGCCAACTATCAACGTGCAGTGAAAAAAGaagccctccaccacctccccctACA AGCACTGAAGATGAAGCCCCGCCAGTGATTCCTAGAAAACCCtccacacagagaggaagtaTCTCAGTACCAAACACCTACGTGAAGAGgcctcagaaaaaaaagaaggccaAAG TTGTCACAGAAGCGACAGACAGCGACCATGACTATGAGAGCGTGGAGGACATTGTGAGGATAGCCCAAGAGAACATCATACATTATTGA
- the ppp1r8b gene encoding protein phosphatase 1, regulatory subunit 8b gives MANTIANIPNFECPSWAGKPPPGLHLDVVKGDKLVEKLIIDEKKFYLFGRNMDMCDFTIDHQSCSRVHAALVYHKHLKRVFLIDLNSTHGTFLGHIRLEADKPQQVPIDSTMSFGASTRLYTIREKPQTQPGNATGDSKAGEDEELKGLLGLPEEETELENLTEFNTAHNKRISTLTIEEGNLDIQRPKRKRRNSRVTFNEDDEVINPEDIDPSVGRFRNMVQTAVVPMKKKRLEGYQNALGLDDSVPRSHTHSHAGRGGLYADLPPSHHDGYSAVAPGATILGGLPLPLPNPAPEVDLAPEPQRLPVTLNPIPVTGLYPPESLNEPRKKKYAKEAWPGKKPTPSLLI, from the exons ATGGCTAACACCATTGCTAATATACCGAATTTTGAATGTCCCTCGTG GGCAGGGAAGCCTCCCCCTGGTCTCCACCTGGACGTAGTGAAAGGAGATAAACTCGTAGAG AAACTCATAATCGATGAGAAGAAGTTTTACCTGTTCGGGAGGAACATGGACATGTGCGATTTTACCATTGACCACCAGTCATGCTCCCGCGTGCACGCTGCCCTGGTGTACCACAAGCACCTCAAGAGGGTGTTCCTCATCGACCTCAACAGCA CACACGGTACATTCCTGGGCCACATTCGACTAGAGGCTGATAAGCCCCAGCAGGTGCCTATCGACTCCACCATGTCGTTTGGGGCCTCCACACGTCTCTACACCATCAGGGAGAAGCCCCAGACCCAGCCTGGGAATGCTACAGGAGACAGCAAGGCCGGAGAGGACGAGGAACTCAAGGGCCTCCTGGGGCTACCGGAGGAGGAGACTgagctagag AATCTGACTGAATTCAACACAGCCCACAACAAGCGCATCTCAACTCTGACCATTGAGGAGGGCAACCTGGACATCCAGCGGCCAAAGAGGAAGCGGAGAAACTCCCGAGTCACCTTTAATGAGGACGACGAGGTCATCAACCCAG AGGACATAGACCCATCGGTTGGACGCTTCAGGAACATGGTGCAGACTGCAGTGGTTCCCATGAAG AAGAAGAGGCTCGAGGGCTACCAGAACGCCCTGGGCCTGGATGACTCGGTGCCGCGTTCTCACACCCACAGCCACGCCGGCCGTGGTGGGCTCTATGCCGACCTGCCGCCCTCCCACCACGACGGGTACTCTGCCGTGGCCCCCGGAGCGACCATCCTCGGAGGCCTGCCACTGCCCCTCCCCAACCCTGCGCCAGAGGTGGACCTGGCTCCCGAGCCACAGCGGCTGCCCGTCACCCTCAACCCCATCCCAGTGACTGGCCTCTACCCCCCCGAGTCCCTCAACGAGCCCCGCAAGAAGAAGTACGCCAAGGAGGCGTGGCCTGGGAAGAAGCCCACTCCCTCGCTACTCATTTAg
- the LOC105910095 gene encoding cytochrome P450 4B1-like isoform X1, with translation MLFAVEVSSSAHTAMEIYDKVQRAVQFYLYPIHFQCIIAVVAVVYIALKVTKLVVRKYEDTRVLESFPGPPGHWLFGHALEFPQDGTGLDKVVKWGEAYPFAFPLWFGPVIAFLNIHHPSYAKTLLASTEPKDDIAYRFLIPWIGEGLLVSHSNKWFRHRRLLTPGFHYDVLKPYVKLIADSTKVMLDKWENYAKTNESFELFQHVSLMTLDSIMKCGFSCNSNCQTESGTNAYIKAVYELCDLVNLRFRVFPYHSDIIFHLSPHGYRFRKACKIAHGHTEEVIRRRKEILKCEREQEKVQTKRHLDFLDILLCARDDNQEGLADEDIRAEVDTFMFEGHDTTASGISWLLFSLASNPEHQKTCREEITQVLQGKDNMDWEDLSKIPYTTMCIKESLRMYPPVPGIARKLTKPLTFFDGRTVPAGFLVGTSVFGLHRNATVWENPNVFDPLRFLPENCAKRSPHAFVPFSAGPRNCIGQTFAMNEMKVAVCLTLKRYELMTDPDLKPKMLPRLVLRSLNGIYLRIKHLEPEP, from the exons ATGCTATTCGCTGTTGAAGTATCCAGCTCTGCACACACCGCGATGGAAATATATGACAAAGTGCAGAGAGCTGTGCAGTTTTACCTATATCCTATACATTTCCAGTGCATCATAGCCGTCGTTGCTGTTGTATACATTGCTCTGAAGGTTACGAAACTTGTTGTCAGAAAATACGAGGATACCCGCGTTCTTGAGAGCTTTCCCGGACCACCTGGTCACTGGTTATTTGGGCACGCTCTAGAG TTTCCACAAGATGGGACAGGTTTGGACAAGGTGGTGAAATGGGGAGAAGCATATCCCTTTGCCTTTCCTCTGTGGTTTGGACCCGTCATTGCGTTTCTTAACATCCATCATCCATCCTATGCAAAAACTCTATTAGCCTCAACAG AGCCTAAAGATGATATTGCCTACAGGTTTCTTATCCCATGGATAG GCGAAGGCTTGTTAGTGTCTCATTCAAATAAGTGGTTCAGACACAGAAGACTACTCACCCCTGGTTTTCATTATGATGTGCTAAAACCTTACGTGAAACTGATTGCAGATTCAACCAAAGTTATGCTG GATAAATGGGAGAACTATGCAAAAACAAACGAATCGTTCGAGCTTTTTCAGCATGTGAGCCTGATGACTCTGGACAGCATTATGAAATGTGGCTTCAGCTGCAACAGTAACTGCCAGACAGAAAG TGGGACAAATGCATACATAAAGGCTGTGTATGAGCTGTGTGACCTGGTGAACCTTCGTTTCCGGGTCTTTCCGTACCACAGTGATATAATCTTTCATCTCAGTCCGCATGGCTACAGATTTAGGAAGGCGTGCAAAATTGCACATGGCCATACAG AGGAAGTCAtcagaaggagaaaggagataTTAAAGTGTGAGAGGGAACAAGAGAAAGTTCAGACGAAGAGACACCTGGACTTCTTGGATATCCTCTTGTGTGCAAGG GATGACAACCAGGAGGGACTTGCTGACGAGGACATCCGAGCGGAGGTTGACACGTTCATGTTCGAGGGCCACGACACTACCGCCAGCGGCATCTCTTGGCTCCTCTTCAGTCTGGCCAGCAACCCAGAGCACCAGAAGACGTGCAGGGAGGAGATCACCCAGGTGCTGCAGGGGAAGGACAACATGGACTG GGAGGACCTGAGCAAAATCCCATACACTACCATGTGCATCAAAGAGTCTCTGCGGATGTACCCGCCTGTACCTGGCATCGCCAGGAAGCTGACCAAGCCCTTAACGTTCTTCGATGGCAGGACTGTACCCGCAG GTTTTCTTGTAGGAACCAGTGTTTTTGGTCTGCATAGGAACGCCACAGTCTGGGAGAACCCCAAT GTGTTTGACCCGCTGCGGTTTCTGCCAGAGAACTGTGCCAAAAGGTCGCCGCATGCCTTTGTACCCTTCTCTGCTGGTCCCAG GAACTGCATTGGCCAGACCTTTGCCATGAATGAAATGAAGGTGGCGGTGTGTCTGACCCTTAAGAGGTATGAGCTCATGACCGATCCGGACCTCAAGCCCAAGATGCTGCCACGCCTGGTGCTGCGCTCCCTCAACGGCATTTACCTGAGGATCAAACACCTGGAGCCAGAGCCCTAA
- the LOC105910095 gene encoding cytochrome P450 4B1-like isoform X3, whose product MLDKWENYAKTNESFELFQHVSLMTLDSIMKCGFSCNSNCQTESGTNAYIKAVYELCDLVNLRFRVFPYHSDIIFHLSPHGYRFRKACKIAHGHTEEVIRRRKEILKCEREQEKVQTKRHLDFLDILLCARDDNQEGLADEDIRAEVDTFMFEGHDTTASGISWLLFSLASNPEHQKTCREEITQVLQGKDNMDWEDLSKIPYTTMCIKESLRMYPPVPGIARKLTKPLTFFDGRTVPAGFLVGTSVFGLHRNATVWENPNVFDPLRFLPENCAKRSPHAFVPFSAGPRNCIGQTFAMNEMKVAVCLTLKRYELMTDPDLKPKMLPRLVLRSLNGIYLRIKHLEPEP is encoded by the exons ATGCTG GATAAATGGGAGAACTATGCAAAAACAAACGAATCGTTCGAGCTTTTTCAGCATGTGAGCCTGATGACTCTGGACAGCATTATGAAATGTGGCTTCAGCTGCAACAGTAACTGCCAGACAGAAAG TGGGACAAATGCATACATAAAGGCTGTGTATGAGCTGTGTGACCTGGTGAACCTTCGTTTCCGGGTCTTTCCGTACCACAGTGATATAATCTTTCATCTCAGTCCGCATGGCTACAGATTTAGGAAGGCGTGCAAAATTGCACATGGCCATACAG AGGAAGTCAtcagaaggagaaaggagataTTAAAGTGTGAGAGGGAACAAGAGAAAGTTCAGACGAAGAGACACCTGGACTTCTTGGATATCCTCTTGTGTGCAAGG GATGACAACCAGGAGGGACTTGCTGACGAGGACATCCGAGCGGAGGTTGACACGTTCATGTTCGAGGGCCACGACACTACCGCCAGCGGCATCTCTTGGCTCCTCTTCAGTCTGGCCAGCAACCCAGAGCACCAGAAGACGTGCAGGGAGGAGATCACCCAGGTGCTGCAGGGGAAGGACAACATGGACTG GGAGGACCTGAGCAAAATCCCATACACTACCATGTGCATCAAAGAGTCTCTGCGGATGTACCCGCCTGTACCTGGCATCGCCAGGAAGCTGACCAAGCCCTTAACGTTCTTCGATGGCAGGACTGTACCCGCAG GTTTTCTTGTAGGAACCAGTGTTTTTGGTCTGCATAGGAACGCCACAGTCTGGGAGAACCCCAAT GTGTTTGACCCGCTGCGGTTTCTGCCAGAGAACTGTGCCAAAAGGTCGCCGCATGCCTTTGTACCCTTCTCTGCTGGTCCCAG GAACTGCATTGGCCAGACCTTTGCCATGAATGAAATGAAGGTGGCGGTGTGTCTGACCCTTAAGAGGTATGAGCTCATGACCGATCCGGACCTCAAGCCCAAGATGCTGCCACGCCTGGTGCTGCGCTCCCTCAACGGCATTTACCTGAGGATCAAACACCTGGAGCCAGAGCCCTAA
- the LOC105910095 gene encoding cytochrome P450 4B1-like isoform X2 — MLFAVEVSSSAHTAMEIYDKVQRAVQFYLYPIHFQCIIAVVAVVYIALKVTKLVVRKYEDTRVLESFPGPPGHWLFGHALEFPQDGTGLDKVVKWGEAYPFAFPLWFGPVIAFLNIHHPSYAKTLLASTEPKDDIAYRFLIPWIGEGLLVSHSNKWFRHRRLLTPGFHYDVLKPYVKLIADSTKVMLDKWENYAKTNESFELFQHVSLMTLDSIMKCGFSCNSNCQTESGTNAYIKAVYELCDLVNLRFRVFPYHSDIIFHLSPHGYRFRKACKIAHGHTEEVIRRRKEILKCEREQEKVQTKRHLDFLDILLCARDDNQEGLADEDIRAEVDTFMFEGHDTTASGISWLLFSLASNPEHQKTCREEITQVLQGKDNMDWEDLSKIPYTTMCIKESLRMYPPVPGIARKLTKPLTFFDGRTVPAGFLVGTSVFGLHRNATVWENPNELHWPDLCHE, encoded by the exons ATGCTATTCGCTGTTGAAGTATCCAGCTCTGCACACACCGCGATGGAAATATATGACAAAGTGCAGAGAGCTGTGCAGTTTTACCTATATCCTATACATTTCCAGTGCATCATAGCCGTCGTTGCTGTTGTATACATTGCTCTGAAGGTTACGAAACTTGTTGTCAGAAAATACGAGGATACCCGCGTTCTTGAGAGCTTTCCCGGACCACCTGGTCACTGGTTATTTGGGCACGCTCTAGAG TTTCCACAAGATGGGACAGGTTTGGACAAGGTGGTGAAATGGGGAGAAGCATATCCCTTTGCCTTTCCTCTGTGGTTTGGACCCGTCATTGCGTTTCTTAACATCCATCATCCATCCTATGCAAAAACTCTATTAGCCTCAACAG AGCCTAAAGATGATATTGCCTACAGGTTTCTTATCCCATGGATAG GCGAAGGCTTGTTAGTGTCTCATTCAAATAAGTGGTTCAGACACAGAAGACTACTCACCCCTGGTTTTCATTATGATGTGCTAAAACCTTACGTGAAACTGATTGCAGATTCAACCAAAGTTATGCTG GATAAATGGGAGAACTATGCAAAAACAAACGAATCGTTCGAGCTTTTTCAGCATGTGAGCCTGATGACTCTGGACAGCATTATGAAATGTGGCTTCAGCTGCAACAGTAACTGCCAGACAGAAAG TGGGACAAATGCATACATAAAGGCTGTGTATGAGCTGTGTGACCTGGTGAACCTTCGTTTCCGGGTCTTTCCGTACCACAGTGATATAATCTTTCATCTCAGTCCGCATGGCTACAGATTTAGGAAGGCGTGCAAAATTGCACATGGCCATACAG AGGAAGTCAtcagaaggagaaaggagataTTAAAGTGTGAGAGGGAACAAGAGAAAGTTCAGACGAAGAGACACCTGGACTTCTTGGATATCCTCTTGTGTGCAAGG GATGACAACCAGGAGGGACTTGCTGACGAGGACATCCGAGCGGAGGTTGACACGTTCATGTTCGAGGGCCACGACACTACCGCCAGCGGCATCTCTTGGCTCCTCTTCAGTCTGGCCAGCAACCCAGAGCACCAGAAGACGTGCAGGGAGGAGATCACCCAGGTGCTGCAGGGGAAGGACAACATGGACTG GGAGGACCTGAGCAAAATCCCATACACTACCATGTGCATCAAAGAGTCTCTGCGGATGTACCCGCCTGTACCTGGCATCGCCAGGAAGCTGACCAAGCCCTTAACGTTCTTCGATGGCAGGACTGTACCCGCAG GTTTTCTTGTAGGAACCAGTGTTTTTGGTCTGCATAGGAACGCCACAGTCTGGGAGAACCCCAAT GAACTGCATTGGCCAGACCTTTGCCATGAATGA